Proteins found in one Miscanthus floridulus cultivar M001 chromosome 4, ASM1932011v1, whole genome shotgun sequence genomic segment:
- the LOC136551455 gene encoding uncharacterized protein has product MLAKELQNNECELPDKFVAGGIIAKLPPTWSSFATTLKHRRQVFSVTDLIATLGVEENARAKDTHGKKAHEESSSANLVQKKNFHAAQRKKKNRPAVKPKAATFKKKGKEKEKGLCFVCGASDHWAKECPDCKDKQKKSANMVVSESRGSGNKEVAPC; this is encoded by the exons atgctggcaaaggaactccagaacaatgagtgtgagttgcctgacaagtttgtggccggcggtatcatcgctaagctgccacctacttggtcgagctttgccactactctaaagcacaggaggcaagtgttcagtgtgactgatctcattgctactcttggtgtggaggagaatgctagggcaaaggacactcatggcaagaaagcgcatgaggaaagttctagcgccaatctggtgcaaaagaagaactttcatgccgcacagaggaagaagaaaaacaggcctgcagtcaagcctaaagctgcaacttttaagaagaagggcaaggaaaaagaaaagggcctttgctttgtctgcggtgcatctgaccattgggcaaaagagtgccctgactgcaaggacaagcagaagaagtccgcaaacatggttgttagcgaatctagaggatctgg gaacaaagaggttgctccttgctga